The Pseudorasbora parva isolate DD20220531a chromosome 25, ASM2467924v1, whole genome shotgun sequence genome segment ttaataaataaataaatctagtaataaaataagtaataatGTGTTGTTTCAACTTAAATTGTTTGTGTTTGACTTaaaatgttaaagggatacttcaccgctttttcatattaaactatgttattcccttaactaaaacaagttgatacatacctctctcgtctaagtgtgtgcacttaatctctctgacgcgcagtgatgatctgatagcatttagcttagcccactaagcccagttcattcactatggtaccaaacagagatcaagttagaagtgaccaaacacctccacgtttcccctatttccctgaaaaagtggtgaagtaaccctttaaggttcgttaacttttgtttatttggatatttaagttatctctggaaaaaaataagttgttgCACCTTAAAATGTGTTGAGAGATCTTAAATATAAAACTAAAGTTTACGAAACTTTGTCTGTGTTTGTGCTTGACTtaaatttttaagttaaaataacattattacTTATTCTAATATTAAATTTTAAGTTTTTATAACTTATTGCatgaacattttttacagtgtagcttcAGTGATTGTTATATTTGTCGTAAAGAGACAGGGCGAGCTACAGCCAGCTTACATAAGAAAAAGTATGCTTAAGGTAGGTAATGCATTACTCTCCATAAAAAGTAACCAAGTAATGCCCAGTCAGATATACTTAAAATGAAATCAAAGAACGAACTGGTGAAGcatcattaaaaacaaaatcaggccaaagtgaagtttgttttgagagTTAGAAATGGCTTGCCAAAACTAACTTTTCACCCCTTAGCAAAGAATGGAAAAGaactttgcagtgtgtttctggcTTTTAGGGAGAAACGTAGTATTGTAATGGATTACTTTTCAAAAGTAACTTTTCACAACACTGGTGATTAGATACCAAAAGTTACAAATTTTCAGTGAGAAGTGTTGTTTTAGGCAGCTAGAGTGACGGCGACCGCAAACTGATGGGGTGCTTTAACTGCCGATAGGAGAAAGAACATTAGAGCTTGTTTTAATGTTAGCATGCTGCTAAGATAATGCTTTAATACACTAatccgcttgttaagtcgtgacgtaaggaacgccgcttctgggtccaagcctcaactcgtttcacttgagaagGCCATCGACGCCCGTTTATGAGcgctatttattcatattaaacatcaaacgtttaaaaaagtttaacatttgaaATACTTACAGTCTGCTCAACAGTCTCTGTGCTCACAGCGTCACATACATTATTTTAGCGATttaaaaaagatgaatcactgtctggccatctggaatATTGGTGtggagaaaaaggttatgattatagctttttttgtagtattacaccacattgtgtgtgtgtatattagcaccttttgtagtttttcttgtggtataagataGAGCGTTTGGATCCGGAAGTGCTGCCACGTGACATCAGCCTTAACAACCGCATAAGCACAACAAATATGTAGCACAAAGTATTAGGAGAAATAGTCAaaattaaattaacttttttttcccctatacatttatcaatattgAATAAAAACGAGTATATTTCTAAAGATTCTGCCATCAtagattttgtttttttcattgcATTCTGGGATTTTCCTTATGATGCTTTATTAGGATTTGGCCAAAACAAGGTATCATAATAATGCTACTATTTGGAATAAGTTCGGAGGGCGCTTATTTTCGGTGTAGGCTTTGGAACAGAACTGTTCCCTAAAATGTTGTTACTGAAGTGTTTAGTCTATAAGCAGATCCAAAACTCACTGATGTTTTGTGTTCTCCATCACATACACAACATGATCTATGTGCATGTATGTCCCTCCAAGGAACCCCCATGTTGAAATGGAAATCATGGTGACAATGGAAACATTTGTCTACATTATATCCATTATTAAGAAGTAATCTCATCATCTTCTCATCCTTCAGGCAGTACTGTAGAGATGTGGGAAACACTGTGTCACTGATCACTGTGAAGTAACAGTTCACATCCGCCTGCTTGGCCAGGAGCATCTTGACAATCTCGTACCTCCCAGCTCTCACCGCCACTAGGAGGCAGTGCAAGGGATCCAGGTCAGGTTTGGCTCCTGCATtcaacagcatctcgatgcaaGTCACATCTCCATTTGAGACGGCAAAGTAAAGGGCGCTCCTACGCATGTCATTGTAGTTGTCAGAGATGGTTAGGTTGAGTAAAGTGTTGACATCAAAACCTCTGTCAATCAGGAGTCGCAGGCACTGCTCATGACCTCCATCTGCAGCTGAGTGTATCGGACTCTGGCCAGACTCAATAATAGCTCTCTTGCTTGTCACTGATAGCAGTATTTTTAGCACACTGTAAATAGAATTGGTATGATGCAGGTAAGTAAGTTCATGACTgtaaagtttactttttacttttgacTCTAAATGGGGGTTTCTTCAACTTCAAGAACTTTTTTCATATTCTGGGTTCgatttttattaaaacaatacattagttttatgttgttgttgtttttaaatgaagatcCCCCCCCTCTCTCCCCAATGCCTTTTTATATAGATTAGTTTTACTCTGAGACTTTCAATCGTAAACTTTGAAAATCCATCATTATATTTtggattatttatatatatatatatattcccaaagatgaacatttatttatttacatataattTTCAGAAATTACAGCATTCTTTTTCCTGCAGAGCCCCTAGTGACATGGTGATGGATTAAAGATGAGGAAACGTTCACTCGCATTTTATGGCAATAAAATGAAGTGGGAGAAAAATCTACTTCATTTGAAATTTAAGTTTTCCTCCCATCtaatgtttgtttttcaccatGTCCCATTAGGGGCTCCAAAATTGTCCATCACAGCTATAATTTCTTCTcctaataaagttttttttttttattattattattattattatttttactttacCAAACAATCGTGAAAAATGAGAAATGATGTGCAAAATATAACTAAAAGGGGGAAATAAGATGAAAAAAAGGTATATAtcacaaaataatatttttgtgcaTTATTTCCAAACAAATTTAATAAATTTGTAAACCAatttatgtacatttttgtagaaagtgtaaaaatattgttaaattgtgtgtatttataatacataaaatGCTAGCTGTAAAAATAGCCTGTTTAAATATAATCTGAGATGTGTAAGAAACtcgcctagaaatctagacgcaccctatttgcagcgagtgtcgtctagcaactctccatagacttgcgagctggaaaaaacaaactctggtcaggccaatcacatggtgaatagagtcggtgggcgggcttaacataatgacagctgAGTTGCAGAGGTTAAGCGAGcttcttgtaaacaaagaagccgGCGAACGGCAGTTTTTCAAAtgaactctggaagacttggaattAAAATTTTCTTTgagaagaacaaagaacggcactgaaatcattcttaaagggttagttcacccaaaaatttaatttatgtaaaaatgactcaccctaatgttgtttcacccgtaagacctcagttcatcttttggaacacagtttaagatattttatatttagtccgagagcctatccaagtgtatgcacactatactgtccatgtccagaaagggaataaaaacatcatcacagtagtccatatgtgacatcagttggttaattagaatctcttgaagcatcaaaaatacattttggtcaaaaaataacaaaaactacgactttattcagcattgtctcctcttccgcatttgttttcaaacctcaaataaagattcaaatggttatgaatcagcggattgattcaggattcggatcaccaaagtcacatgatttcagcagtttggcacgcgatccgaatcatgaatcaatacgtttttttttgttctcaaaaatgtttttattccctttctggacatggacagtatagtgtgcatacacttggatacgctgtcgcactaaatataaaatatcttaaactgtgttccaaagatgaacggaagtcttacgggtgtggaacggcattagggtgagtcattaatgacatcaatttcatttttgggtgaactaagcctttaagaaaggaagatgtgttcggagtttctgccgaccggatacggcgaaagtttaatctgtcaactagctccgcttcacattgctctggttggttgtagcgctatccatttgcgtgcagagggagtttgaaagacagattgagccctgtctatggtgagtttccagaccaaacatcttgatgtgggtctggcttgtcaggcttgtTAGAAATGCCACTGTGTTGAGAATGTATAAattaatagaaataaaaaaaatgaattctcGACTGATGTTAGACATTGTTGGTCTTTCCACAGGACCAAAAGTGTCAATAGTTGAAGAAAGACCCAACTACCTTCATGTTAATGTATTTAAGTGTTTAACTAATTCAAATGATTGTAGACTTACAGGTAGTGGCCCTCGAAGGCTGCACGATGTATAGGAAGATGCCTGGTAAAACTGGCCACGTTTGGTGAGGCTCCATTTTCCAGCAGAAGGTTCACACAGTCTGGGTTTCCAGAACCAGCTGCATCCATCAACACACTTTCACCCTTTAAGGACTGTGCATTGACATCGGCTCCTTGTCAAGATGGATGGATTTAAACTGGTTAAAACATACTGTGGTTAATATTGGTCTCATTTGCGTGATCTAAAGTTCTTACCTATTTCAATGAGCACTTGAAGGACTTCTAGATTGCCGTACTCTGCTGCTACGCTCAACGGAGTCACTCCATGAACATCCCTCACTGATACTTGGCCACCTCGTCTCAGCAGTAGCAGTAAGATGTCAGTGCAGCCCACTCGTGCTGCTTCATGCAGTGCGGTCCACCTCTTTGAACACACCTGATCTACTACAGCTCCATGTGTGGTGAGAGCGTACACCATTGGATAAGACCAGACTCTTACCGCTtggacaaaataaaaaaagacttaTAGTTATTCTTGAAAGTACAAGCTGGGATCATTAACAAGGCAACTAATCAACAGTGAAGTTGTGCTTCACCCAGCAGAAGTGGAGACTCTGTTTTGCTGTTGAAGTTGTGTGGTAGTGCTCCATGTTCCAGAAGGATCCTGACGTTCTCCTCCAGTCCAGATTGAATGGCTAAAGTCAAGGCGGTCTCTCCATTCCAACCTTTTTCCTCTATGTCAAGCTGGCTGGAGACTGTGGATTGAATGGAAAATTGAGTGGAAAATTCACACCCGTAAATTTTCAGGATTCATAACTGCATTCTCATAAAACCCTTGCTGTGTAAAAAGACACTGAACTGGATAACTAGTTGTCTGTCACTTCTTTGGCCCTGTTTACAACTGGTATTAGAAAGCACTTTGTTCGATCGGATCACAAATAGACGACACTTacccgtttacacctggtgttttaatacgtcttttgttttttcttttagatCTTTGgatctaatggacaaaataagcttgTGCAATGTACATatgaacacacactgagatgATGGGAAAAAATACAAAGAGCATCAGCTTTCATTTAAACACTGATAGAAGCAAAACCACGCCAAAcactgagtgtgtgttagaaatcaggtaTGGtaagaacattgtgcttggtacgTATTTTGTCTTCAAACCAAAATTGGGTCTTCAGCCGGAAAATTTTAAATCCCGTCTTCCCATAATGTGACTCATTAGGTCAGTAGGCGGAGAGTAGTGGCCTTTTGTGGCGACATTCGACCACATGAGCGAAAGCAatctacctctggaagtggtccAAATTGGACAACCTCAAAACGTTCTAGACCCCATTTACATCTATATTTAGCATCCccacttgtgatccgattgaccaaaacgcatcttaatacccGATGTAAACAAGGCCTTAGAGTTCCGAGAGAAATGCACAGACCCGTGTCTAGTATTCGATAGGCCTCTTAGCCAAGTAACCATTTGATTGTATGCAAAAAGATGCAATGCTAATATTGGCGTCTACCGTGTGTTGCAGGGTTTTTATGTGTGGTTTTGCTTTTGGTGACTTACAGCGACGGTGATACAAGCTGTGCCATCTAAAGGTTTTATACCCAGTTACTATTCTGCACCGGAGCGGCTCCCATAACTCCACACCCAGACTTAAGTTACTGTTGGTTAATAAAGATTTGACGGATGAACTTGTCAAAAGTGGACTTGTCAATTTTGCTTGTCAAAAGTGACAGGACTTATCAATTTTCTGGACCTCACTATCTTTGATATTACTTTAGTCACTTTAGCTATGGTTACTGGTATGATAATACAGGCTTGACTTCCATTGCAAGTTTATACTAATaaactatactatactataaaGTTTTTTGTGTGAACGGGACATTTCGAAATTCACATCTGTTAGTAAATGCGGTTGGCAGTCCCAAAAACTGTCAATATGTGAACGTAGCCTTTATGTCAGACACAGTCTCATTTTCCGGCAACTTATCCAACCCTTCAATTTCTATCAGAATTGTCCATCCATTTCCAGGACTCACCCAGAACTGCCTCTAGTACTTTTCCTGATGGATGCATGGCGGCTCTGTGGAGTGGAAGAAGTCCTCTACTGTCCACTTCCCTAAAGGCTGAAGGAAATCGCCAGAGCTCATGGATGACTGCAGTATCACCTTATGATCAGGATACATAGAGATTATAGGCGCATTGGCCTTGTTCCATAACAAGGTTTCCTTTATTATATGTACAGTATCAGCTTGATCAATCTAAATTTCTGTATGTCAATTTGGAAAAATCATTGTAGAAATTAAAATATAACCCATTTTAGGGATTGGTGATTGGTGAAACTCTCTTGAGAACCTCTTGGCCCCCTTATTTAAAAAACCTCAAGTTCCTGCAAGAACTTTCAGGAATCATAACACATTCATATGGggaagactttaaaaaaaaaatgtatttaagctTATGCAGATACAGG includes the following:
- the LOC137065019 gene encoding ankyrin repeat and SOCS box protein 15-like, with protein sequence MKMNTGDTAVIHELWRFPSAFREVDSRGLLPLHRAAMHPSGKVLEAVLGILKIYGCEFSTQFSIQSTVSSQLDIEEKGWNGETALTLAIQSGLEENVRILLEHGALPHNFNSKTESPLLLAVRVWSYPMVYALTTHGAVVDQVCSKRWTALHEAARVGCTDILLLLLRRGGQVSVRDVHGVTPLSVAAEYGNLEVLQVLIEIGADVNAQSLKGESVLMDAAGSGNPDCVNLLLENGASPNVASFTRHLPIHRAAFEGHYLVLKILLSVTSKRAIIESGQSPIHSAADGGHEQCLRLLIDRGFDVNTLLNLTISDNYNDMRRSALYFAVSNGDVTCIEMLLNAGAKPDLDPLHCLLVAVRAGRYEIVKMLLAKQADVNCYFTVISDTVFPTSLQYCLKDEKMMRLLLNNGYNVDKCFHCHHDFHFNMGVPWRDIHAHRSCCVCDGEHKTSFCDFLSLCCLVDLSGRVVLILLDYVNDVPICSHLRCILEKQKEWAEICTILNNPRSLKHLCRLEIRKHMTVKRLRNTIIMDSFPPPIRNYLLYKEHDLTEI